The sequence below is a genomic window from Brevibacillus agri.
CGGGGTGCTGATCGGGCTGTGCGGCGTGTTCATCACGCTCGGCTTTCATTTGCAGTGGGAGTCGGGGACGTTGTTCGGGCTAGGCTCGGCACTCGCCTGGTCGATTGCCACGATCCTCGTCAAACGGTGGGGCGTCCGCTTTAACGTCTGGGTGATGACGGCCTATCAAATGCTGTTCGGCGGCCTGCTGCTTCTGCTCATGGGCGTGACGCTGGAGACGCCCAAGCTGATCGTGACCACTGCTTCGCTGTTGATCGTGCTGTGGCTTGCGATCATGGCTTCCATCGTGCAGTTCGCCACCTGGTTTTACTTGCTCAGTCAGGGAGATCCGGGCCGCACCAGCGCTTTTCTGTTTCTCGCCCCGTTTTTCGGCGTGCTCTCGGGCTGGGTGCTGCTGGGGGAGGTCGTCATGTGGCACGTGTACGCCGGGGGCCTGTTGATTTTTGCGGGCATATTTCTCGTCAACTGGACGTTTGGCCCCCAAAAACAGTTGCTTGCTTCCTCGCATGCGGCAAAGGCGAAAGCGTAAGGCCTCAGGAAAGCTCGCCTAGACGCGTTCCTTGCCGCTTTTGACTTCCAAGCCAAATTCAGCGAGAAATCCGGCCGCGCCGTCCGGCGTGACGC
It includes:
- a CDS encoding DMT family transporter — encoded protein: MNRLWFGMLVVVTTSLMGSSFAVGKIGLAYFSPLLLVGLRFTLAGLLLALWVRKKPLPRSGREWGQLGLIGFLQTAAVMGCIFLSLRTITAGESSILTFLNPLLVVIWGTLFLRVTYRLSQWLGVLIGLCGVFITLGFHLQWESGTLFGLGSALAWSIATILVKRWGVRFNVWVMTAYQMLFGGLLLLLMGVTLETPKLIVTTASLLIVLWLAIMASIVQFATWFYLLSQGDPGRTSAFLFLAPFFGVLSGWVLLGEVVMWHVYAGGLLIFAGIFLVNWTFGPQKQLLASSHAAKAKA